TAGGCTGCTCCATTGCCAATGAACTCCATGAACCCCATGAAACCTGCCCTGCCCCCTGCGCCACACGGGTGAGTGTGGGCTCCTCTGCCCACCCCTCAGGCCCTGGGATTGGGGGTGTCATTTCTGGACCCAGGCCTCAGCAGCCTCTCTCCCTGCAGTGATGGTTCATTCGCATATGAGTCTGTGCCTTGGCAACAAAGCGCCACTCAGCCGGCTGGATCGCTGTCCGTGGTCACTACTGTGTGGGGAGTTGGCAACGCGACACAGAGCCAGGTAAGCACCCACTGGGGCCCCATCCCCGAGCAGACAGAGCCTCCCAGCGCTTGGCAGTGCTTAGTGCCTCCTCAGAGCTCTGAGAGACGAAGAGGCTGAGAGGTGAGgacagagaggctgaggcatgacatgAGAATGGGGCCTCCTGAGTCTCCTAAGTCTTTGGACACTGGTTCTCTTTCCACGCCTGGTGTGGGATTTTCTTCTCCTGTCTTCACCTAGCCTTCACAAAATGCCCCAACCTACCTGTGGACAGCTGCTTTCCCTGCTTCCCGTGCTATACCCCATCCCCTCCACCGCTCCCCCAATCCGCTTGCCAGGCCTCTTGGTTTCTAGCACTTTGGAACTGCTGCATGAAACACATTGTTTGGCTGGTTCCCTTTGGTGATTCCTGCTTCCTCATAGGTTTTGGGGAACCCTATGGGCCCTGCAGGGAGTCCCTCTGGCGGCTCCATGATGCCTGGTGTGGCAGGGGGCAGCTCCGCCTTGACCTCCCCACAGTGCCTGGGACAGCAGGCGTTTGCTGAAGGCAGCGCCAACAAGGGCTACGTGCAGCAAGGCGTGTACAGCCGCGGGGGCTACCCTGGGGCCCCCGGCTTCACCACTGGGTAAGCAGGTCCCCTCACCTGGCAGGTATGCTAGGAGCCATCAACTTGGCAGGCACCTCAGAACTGTGGCGCTGATCAGCTGGACGTTCCCTCTCTGCTTCCTGCCAGCTCCGACAGCTGTAGTGGAGGGTCTAGAAAGAATGGGCTCCCCCTGAGTGCTGCATGCCTCTGGGCTAAGCAAGGTCCTGGCCCTCATGAGCCCACACAGAGAGTGTGGCAATCCTGTGTCTCCTGCAGGTATGCAGGCGGCCCCGGGGGCCTGGGCCTCCCCTCACATGCTGCAAGACCCTCCACTGACTTCACACAAGCGGCAGCTGCTGCGGCTGTGGCTGCTGCAGCAGCCACTGCCAccgccacagccacagccaccgTGGCTGCTCTCCAAGAGAAGCAGAGCCAGGAGCTGAGCCAGTATGGAGCGGTGAGTCCCCCTCGGCAGCTCCTCCCACGTGGCAGCCAGCCTGAGGGCCTGGGAGGAGGTACTCAGCCAGACAGTGGGCTCCAGGGACAAGCACGGAATATGCCAGGGCTCACGAGGCCAGTAAAAGAGAGATGTGAGGAAAGGAGTGAGGGTCTGAGGGGAGAGGTTTTTGGGGTGTCCTGTGAAAGGGTATGGTGCCcacatgggtgggtgggtgggtggtatGCCTATCTTTTGGAACCCTTTGTGTGTGGGACCTGgaccattctttttttctcttcctagaTGGGGGCCGGACAGTCTTTTAACAGCCAGTTTCTGCAGCATGGAGGTCCCCGGGGGCCTGGTGTCCCCACTGGCATGAACCCTACTGGCATGGGAGGGGTGATGGGCCCCTCTGGCCTCTCCCCCATGGCTATGAACCCCACCCGGGCAGCAGGAATGACGCCCTTGTATGCAGGGCAGCGCCTGCCCCAACATGGGTATCCTgggcctccccaggcccagccactgccCCGACAGGGGGTCAAGAGAACCTACTCTGAGGTGAGTATCCAGGTCACCTAGTTTGGGACCTTGGGTACCAACTCCCTCACCCAGGCACTCTTTAGAGCTGTGGTAAAGAGCAGgcttctggctgggcgtggtggctcatgcctatagtccctgcactttgggagaccaaggagagtgaatcccttgagctcaggagtttgagaccagcctgggcaacatggcgaaaccctgcctctacaaaaattagcctagtgtggtggcatgtacctgtagtcacagctccttgggaggcagaggtgggaggattgcctgaacccagaaagttgagggtgcagtgagctgtgattgctcccctgcacttcaggctgggcaacaggagtgagaccttgtttaaaaataaaaaataaaaaaaaaaaagagcaaaagccAGGCcttgtggcttacgcctgtaatcccagcactttgggaggctgaggcaggtgaatcacttgaggtcaggagttcgagaccagcctggccagtgtggtaaaacccccatctctactaataatacaaaaaattagctgggcatgatggcatgcacctgtaatcccagctacttgggaggctgaggcaggagaattgctcaaacccgggaggtggaggctgcagtgagccaagattgcaccactgcacttcagcctgggcgacagagtgagactgtctcaaattaaaaaaacaaaaacaaaaacaaaaaaaaaaaacagacttctGCATGTGAGAACTGCCTGTGCCTGACAGTGTCACGGCAGGATCTTCAAGGGGACCAGGAAATCTCCATTCCCCCAACCCTGCCACACATGAGACTCTGCTTTCCTTCTGGAACCAGCTCCCCTGATGCCTCTTTTCTCCCCTCGGGCATTTTGCCTCTTGTTCAGGTGTATCCAGGGCAGCAGTATCTGCAAGGAGGCCAGTACGCACCCAGCACCGCCCAGTTTGCGCCCAGCCCTGGGcagccccctgccccctccccttcctACCCTGGGCACAGGCTGCCCCTGCAGCAGGGCATGAGCCAGTCCCTGTCTGTGCCCGGCCCCACGGGACTGCACTACAAGGTAGGGCAGGCTCCTCTAGGCCCTGTGCCGGGCTCCATGCTGAGTGCTGTGGGACAGGGGACCTTGGAGCAGTCCTGTCCTCAAGAGTGACAGGGTGGCTAAAGGGGCCAGCAGGGTGTGTAGGTCCATGTGTGCTCATGGACCACAGCTCTACAGGAGATGGgagatggggggtgggggggtccTGACCAGTGTAGGAGCAGCTCCCGGGGTTTGGGATCCACTTCCGAAAGGACCCTTTACAATATTAATATATCTCAGGGGTATCCAATGCAGGGAGCAGCAGGCAGGCACCCAAGACATTTGAATGTCCTTTATGGAAAAGTGTCCTCATTCcttctgcttgctgcagagaaaTCCAGTGAGAGGATGTGCCCTCGCTGCTGGCCACGCACCCTTTCTGGGTGCATGGGCAGAGTGCACCTCCCTGGGAGCCTGGGTGCGCCGGGTGGTGCAGCtggggggaggagaggaggagggctTAGTGTGCCTTTATCTTTTCAGCCCCTCCGACCTGTTTGATCATTTTCCTCTGTGGCTATGATTGCTTTAAGTAGTGTTACTTGTAgattatttggaaaaatacaaGAGAGTGTAAAGAAGACCATGTGTGGTGGGCTTCTAGGGTCAGGTCCAGGGGCCCCAGCTAGAGCCCCAGGTGCATGCAGTTTTCTCTCCTGCAGCCCACAGAGCAGTTCAACGGGCAGGGCGCCAGCTTCAACGGGGGCAGCGTCAGCTACAGCCAGCCTGGCCTGAGTGGGGTAGGGGGCCTGGCTGGGCGGATGGGCCGGGAGGCTCACAGGGTGGGCATATGGAGAGAGGGCGACCAGGCAGGCACCCCTGGGGCTGCCTCCTGTCCACCTCTGTTACCATGGTTTCCAGTGGGTGCTCCATGAACAGACTCCACTCCCATCCACCCTGGCATTCTGCCTTGACTGTTTGTGCTCAACCCTACAGCCTACCCGTTCCATCCCGGGCTATCCCAGTTCCCCACTGCCAGGGAACCCCACGCCACCCATGACCCCAAGCAGCAGCGTCCCTTACATGTCACCAAGCCAAGAGGTCAAGTCTCCCTTCCTGCCTGATCTCAAGCCCAACCTCAACTCCTTGCACTCATCGCCCTCTGGTAAGTCTGTCCACTCTTGGGACAATGGGGTGACGAGGCCAGGGTGGGTATGGGGGAATCACAGGACTCCAGAGAGTCCTGTAGGATCTTGGGGGACAGGGGGTGGCTGCCATATCCCTAAgaaaagggctgggtgcggtggctcacacttgtaatcccagcaccttgggaggctgagcacaagagttcagggttacagtgagtatgatcttgccactgcacttcaacctgggtgacaaagcaagaccctgtctttaaaaaaaaaaaaagccaaggatTCCATCTTCTTAAAGACAAGTCGCTTAGTGCCAAGCCTTCacctttttgttctctttgtgGGTTTCTTTGCAAAGGAGGCTGTGGCTCTTCTCTCTAGAAAAATACCCCTGTGCACAAAATGTTGTATATAATTTCAGGGGATTTATGAACCCCCCGAAGCCCATTCCAGGGAGACCACAGCAGCAGAAGTTGGGGTCGTAGAACTCTAAACGGAGCTGTAGGGCAATTGCAGGTGGCCctcacacaccttggcctcctagtCTCTCTGAAAGCACTGGAAACAGCTTCTGTCTGGATTGGGGACATGTTCCCCTATTATGGTTTAGGGGACTTTGGGCTGGGCTGCCGAGGCAGGAGACAAAAGAGAACATCACGACCAAATGCCCAGGCCTCAGGAGAGATGCTGCCCATGGCCCCAGCCCCAGGGCACCACTCAGGCCTGCCAAGCAGTGCCTGACAGGAGGGGCTCCCTTCGCCAAGGTCCCCGTGGGGAAGGTGACTGGGAAGCCGCTGCCCTCCTTGAGTGGCACAAGATGCTCGGGCTGGGGCAGCCCAGCTCACAGCCAGTGGCCTCTGCTTCCAGGAAGTGGGCCTTGTGACGAGTTGCGGCTGACCTTCCCTGTGCGCGATGGGGTGGTCCTGGAGCCCTTCCGCCTGCAGCACAACCTGGCTGTGAGCAACCACGTCTTCCAGCTGCGAGACTCAGTCTACAAGACCCTGATGCTGAGGTGAGCTCCGCCTGGCCCCCACCTGACCCCCACGTGGCTCTGTTCCTCCTCCCACACTCTCAGGGCCCGTTTTCTGGGTGTCCACCCATCTTCCTAAGCAGGCCTGACCTGGAGTTGCAGTTCAAGTGCTACCACCACGAGGACCGGCAGATGAACACCAACTGGCCAGCCTCGGTGCAGGTCAGCGTCAATGCCACGCCGCTCACCATCGAGCGCGGCGACAACAAGACCTCACACAAGCCACTCTACCTGAAGCACGTGTGTCAGCCAGGCCGCAACACCATCCAGATCACCGTCACCGCCTGCTGCTGCGTGCGTGTCCTGCGGTGCCGTGGGGGCGGTGCCATGGGGTGGGGCGGGGTGTGGGCGGGGCCTGGCCCAGCGGCGCAGTGGGAGCAGAGCCAGGACCTGGGCGGGCCGCCGCCTCCTGCTGTTTTGCTGCCTGCTGCTTGCTGCCTGCTGTAGCATGTGTGCCCCCTTGGGGGATGGAGAGCAGGCCATGGGGGctttattatttcagaaaaatgcGTTGCTTCTCCTTGTTACTGCcttgtatttccattttaatctGTCATCCTTGCCCTTTAGGAAAGCGATTCAGTAATACACCCTAGCTGTTTTCCAGTTAGAATAAATTGACTAGATTTGATGGTCACATTAATTATGTAAGAGAAACCAGGCTGTGCAGAAAGCTCATGGAGCTCGGAGTCCCCAGCTGATCAAGCATTACCAGTTCTAGCAAGCATCAGGGTCACCCTTGGGCTAGAGGAGAAAGGCACGGCTTATGAGTGCACTAGTCAGCCTGGGCATGAGGGCCTTGGGGACGGGGTGGCCACACACCGCAAATTTATGGGATGTGGCAGATGTCAACACAGACCCAGCATCTGTGACTGTGGATGTGCGAGCAGGGGGGACGTTCAAGGGGACTTGAGTTGATTCTCTTGATGGAGAGGTGGTGACTGGGTGATAATTAGACAGGCAGGATGCCCAGCACAGCTGCAGAGATGGGTACAAGTGGGCAGGGTGCTGAGGCCAGGAAAGGCAGCTGGATGGGGCCAAGCCACTGAGGAATGTTGCTGGCTgaccctccacccccagcccaccCTGCCCTCAGCCTTGTCCCTCCCCCACCTGGCAGCCCCTGACACACACTCCCCTGCACACCCTTTACCTGGCCAGGGTGGCCCCTGGCCCAATTCTCCCCAACGACACCAACAACATCCTCCCGTTGTTTTGCAGTCCCACCTCTTCGTGCTGCAGCTAGTGCACCGCCCGTCCGTCCGCTCAGTGCTGCAGGGCCTCCTCAAAAAGCGCCTCCTGCCTGCCGAGCACTGCATCACCAAGAGTGAGTGGCCCCTACCCCTCAGCTGCCAGGCAGCCATCCGCACTCTATGTGGTCCATGCCCAAGCCAAACAATCCTCCTTGCGGGCACCTCCTCATGCCACACCAGGTCATCTCCTTGGACAGGTGGCTCTGCAGTAGGGGCAGTGGGTAGCTCCAGGTGGCCCCTCAGTTGTCAGTGGGTCAGTGAGTGGGTCCCTGCCTAGTTGGTATCCCCATTCACACCTCCCCATCTTGAGGACCCTTTACTCAAGTCCATTACCTTGTTGATGTCAGTAAAGCGGAACTTCAGCAGTGGCACCATCCCTGGCACCCCTGGGCCCAACGGAGAGGACGGGGTGGAGCAGACAGCTATCAAGGTGTCCCTGAAGTGCCCCATCACCTTCCGCAGGATCCAGCTCCCCGCCCGAGGTCATGACTGTCGCCACATACAGGTAGGTGGTTACTGCAGAACCTTGGCGGAATTTGTTGCTGCTAAAATATCTTGAGTCAATACATCAGTGTCATTCTCTGGACAGACATGAACTCCTAGTGCCTTGGCTGTCAGGCTGACAGGACAGGCCTCCCCCGTCAAGGAGGCAGGTGGGCCTGGCTCCCCCAAGACTAGgctattttttcttccaaatataattatcattttaCTAACTTTTTTACTGCCTGCTTCATTATGGGTtcaagtttttttatttatttatttattttatttattttttttttttgagatgtactcccactctgtcgcccaggctggagtgcggtggcgcgatccctgctcactgcaagctccgcctcccaggtccacgccattctcctgcctcagcctcctgagtagctgggactacaggcacctgccaccacgcctggttaattttttgtatttttttttagtagagacgggggccACCACGCtcggttaattttttatatttttttttagtagagacggggtttcaccatcttagccaggatggtcttgatctcctgacctcatgatccacctgcctcagcctcccaaagtgctgggattacaggcgggagccactgcatccagccaagaGTTCACGTTTTGAAAGGCATAAGGTTGCAGGGTCCAGTCTTCCTGCCCTACCCGCAAGGGTGACTATCGTTAGCGTGTCTGTCTTTGCAGAAATACTGTGGGTATGGACAAATAGACGCACAGCGCACTGTCTCTGTAGTTACGTAGTGGTCCCTATCGcacaaactgctctgtgctgtcatttttcttcttgtaatACCATGttctgaggccaggtgcggtgactcatgcctgtaatcccagcactttgggaggccaaggcgggtggatcacgaggtaaggagttcgagaccagcctggccagcatggtgaaaccctgtctctactaaaaatgtaaaaattagctggggcatggtggtgtgtgcctgtaatcccagctactcaggagggtgaggtaggagaatcgcttgaacccgggaggcagagcactccagcctgggcgacagagcgagactctgtttcaaaacaaaacaaaacaaacaaaaacaccatgTTCTGGAAGTGGGTCCTAGTCAGCACAGCTGCCCGATTCTTGCTTTGGCCACATGGCATTCCAGTCCCAGTGAGAGCTGTTTGGGCTGTTCCCAACCTTGATCCATTAGAATGATGGTGCAGGGAAAACCTGGTAAATGAAGTATCTCAGATATGCATGTAAATAAGTCACACATTCCTGAAAATGGATTGCAGAGTGACCAGGTCTTCCCTGTCCTGCCCACAATGAGAAACTGattttctccccatctctctctagTGCTTTGACCTGGAGTCGTACCTGCAGCTCAACTGTGAGCGGgggacttggaggtgtcctgtgTGCAAGTGAGTCTCAGATGCAATGTGTGATGGGGGAGGGGCTGGTGCTTTTAGAGGCTTTCATGGGTGAAACCTCCAGTGGCATCATCAAAGACACAAGCCTGGTGGGAGAAGTCGCCGCATGGACTGGGATTGTGCAGCTCAGTGCAGAGAGCTCGTATAGGGTGGCCTTATGCAGGGTCATCTCATGCAGTCATCTTGTGCAGAGTCACTTCATACAGGGTCACCACACGCACAGGATCACCTCTTATTATCACCTCACACGAGGGTCAGTCATACAGGGTCACCTTGTACTGTCACCTCACACAGGGTCAGCTCACACAGAGTTACCTTGTTCAGTTGCCTCACATAGGATTGCCTCATCCTGGGTCACAGCTGACAGGGCTGAGAAATGACAGGGCCTGTGCCCAGGACAAGGTTGTGTAAGGTCTCTAAGCTGTGtccctttttttccccacagcaAGACAGCTTTGCTGGAGGGCCTGGAGGTGGACCAGTACATGCTGGGCATCCTGATTTACATTCAGAAGTAAGCATCCTTTTCCTGTGATCCCTGCATCTGTGGCCACTGGAGGGCAGCCCCAGGACGTGTAGGGGGATGTCCCTTGCCAAGTGCAGCCTTCCAGCCTCTTTCCAGCATGGAGCAGGCTGCATTCCAGGCCAGAGACAGCGTGTGTGTCCTACCTGAGTGTTGGTGCTGGTCCCAGCGTCCTGCTGGGCGTGGAAGGTGCTGGGTGGCAGCAAGCATTTGAGGCGGGGAAACTGCCTGAAAACTTagcccagggctgggaggggcagTGGGTACCGGGTCAGCAGCAGGCCAGGAGGTAACCATTCCCCACATGTCCCTGCCCAGCTCTGACTATGAGGAGATCACCATCGACCCCACATGCAGCTGGAAGCCAGTGCCCGTGAAGCCTGACATGCACATCAAGGAGGAGCCGGACGGGCCGGCACTGAAGCGCTGCCGCACCGTGAGCCCCGCCCACGTGCTCATGCCCAGCGTGATGGAGATGATCGCCGCCCTGGGCCCCGGCGCTGCCCCCTTTGCCCCCCTGCAGCCCCCCTCAGTCCCTGCCCCCAGCGACTACCCTGGCCAGGGTAAGTACAGCAGGCCAGCCTTGAACCTCAGATGACCCTGGGCATATGGCCCCTCTCCCCAGATCAGTCTCCTCACCTGCAAGAATGTGGCTATGCAGGCTGCACACCTAGGTTATCAGTGTTTCCACACAAAACATGCCATGGGGCACCTCCCGCTCCTCCCATCTCAGGGACGTGGCGGTGAAGGCATAGTCTCGGCTATGGTCCTAGGAAACAGACAGTGGGGCTTCCACCCTTCCTTCCCCCTGTTTGGAGTAAGGGGCTCTTGGCTGGAACACCTCCACAGACTGGCCCCATCTGGGGCCCCACTCTGGGACCCACCTCACACGCGTGGTGCGTGCGTTTGTGGCTGCTCCCATTCCTATAACCTCCGAGACCTTCACTCCTAGGAATGTCCCAAGGCCAATTCCCTTGGCAGCAATGAGAAGAAATGCCCTTTTCCAAATAGCGACTTCTGCAAAACCCGCTGTTGTTTGTGGGTGAGCACTGCAAGTCCCACCCATGCCACAGCAAGCCTCCCTCCTGGCCCCTCTGCCAGCGGTAGCCTTCCCCAGCCCTCACCCAGGCCCCAACTCTCCTCTTGCAGGTTCCAGCTTCCTGGGGCCTGGAACTTTCCCTGAGTCCTTCccgcccaccacgcccagcacccCAACCCTTGCTGAGTTCACCCCGGGGCCACCCCCCATCTCCTACCAGTCTGACATTCCCAGCAGCCTCCTGACTCCAGAGAAGTCTACCGCCTGCCTACCAGGCCAGGTCAGTGCCATGCCGAGAGGCCAAGGGGGCCTGTCTCCCCAGGGAAGCCCCTGAGCTGTTTTAACAAGTTCTTCTCTGTGTTTTCAGATGGCACCAGCAGGTCACCTGGACCCCACTCACAATCCTGGGACACCAGGACTACACACCTCCAACCTTGGGGCCCCTCCGGGTCCCCAGCTGCACCATTCAAACCCTCCCTCAGCGTCCCGGCAGTCCTTGGGCCAAGCGAGCTTAGGGCCCACGGGTGAACTGGCCTTCAGTCCTGCCACAGGCGTGATGGGGCCCCCCAGCATGTCTGGAGCTGGGGAGGCCCCGGAACCAGCTCTGGACGTGAGTACCAGGCCCCATGCCAGGGAGTGCGTGGGAGCCAGGGCTAGAGGTGGTGTGTCTGTTGTCCCTGGGTTCCGAGTGTGTTGTGGAAGGGAAGACAGTGACCCCTCAGAGAGCCGGTCAGATGAGATCAACTAAATGCAGCTTTTGTTCACGAGTCAGATACCTGGAGTAGCTGTGGGTGGGATGCGATGTACCACATTTGTGTTCATGAGGGGCCTGGATGCCATACGGGCGACGCAGAGTCCTCAGAGGAGACTGTGCTGGAAGCTGACAGCACGGTCCTTTGAGTCAGATTTCATCTGTCCATTTGCTCAGTAGCCCTGGGCCTTGACTCACAGGTAGAATGGGAGTGCACACTCAGTACATGGAAGACAGGACTGACTGTCCCTGGACCATAATAGAAACTCATTGAAGTTCAACATGAAAAAAGTTAGGAAGAACAGCTCCAAGCAGAAAATCCTAGGGGCATGGAATTCCACCACCAGCATTCACCTTGGGGAATCACGGTGGGGATCCCCACGCAGGCCGGTGCACAGATAATGTGTGGAGTGGCTGTGCTCCCTCACATCCCGTTTCCTGGTGGTATTGAACAGCATGTTGCGAGCTGTTCTGGCCTCAGCAGCCTTGCAGGGAGGTCCCGGGGGTGGCGTGTGCCTCCTTGAGCACATGCAGGCCTATAGTGGGGCCCCGCACCCAgcctgtgtgtggggaggggctgCTCAGCATCCCCACTGCACCTGGATGGGATGTGGTGACAGGATGGTCACTCAGGTGTGGCCAGTGACCAAAGCTGCTAACATAGTTCACTTTGTCCTCAGCTGCTCCCAGAACTGACCAGCCCTGATGAGCTACTGTCCTACTTGGGACCGCCCGACCTCCCCACAAACAACAATGACGACCTGCTCTCTCTGTTTGAGAACAACTGATCCTGTGTTTACCCCAGGCCCGGCGGGGACACGCTCACAGATGTCACCACAGCCCTGCCCTTCATGCCCAGCCCCCTGAGACACCCGGTGGTCTCTCCCAAACCTCCCCCAAAACACACCTGGAGCCAGAGCCTTCTGCCGCCAGCCCTGTGCTCGATTGGAGGGGCTCCCAGCCCGGCAGCCCTCGCCACCTCCCTCTACCAAGCCTGCTGCTGCAGAACGGTTTTTGCTGAGGTGCCCCTGCCCAGCCCTCTCCAGCCTTGTCCACGCACACCTCACACCCCTGGTCTCACAGCCTCACACCTTGTCCTTCCACCCCTGCCTGCCCCCGCCCAGCCTGCTTCTTGTCCAGCATTGATCCTTCTGTTTCAACAACTCCTCCACTGGGAAGAGCTGGGCATCTGGCGGGGCTGGCTCTGTCCCCTGCGCCTTTGGCTCCAGTGGTCCCTGTGCCTGGCAGTCCAGCTCTTGGAACCTCGCTGAATGGCAGCCTCTTGGGGGCCTGGAGCTCTGGCAGCCCAGCCGTGTGTCGTGTCGggttcctctccccaccccagcttcAGGCAGAATCCTCGGGGTGGGGGAGCTACAAAGCACAACAATGTACATAGTGTAGAAACACTAACAGCTGGGAAAGGGGAGCCAGCTGTCCAGCCAGCATGTTCCTGTTGTACAGCCCGGTCTCCCTGTGCACTCTGCTCCTTCCCATGTGCAGACAGATCAGGGAGGAACCTCCAGTGGGTGGGGGACA
The nucleotide sequence above comes from Macaca nemestrina isolate mMacNem1 chromosome 4, mMacNem.hap1, whole genome shotgun sequence. Encoded proteins:
- the LOC105494219 gene encoding zinc finger MIZ domain-containing protein 2 isoform X5, with amino-acid sequence MNSMNPMKPALPPAPHGDGSFAYESVPWQQSATQPAGSLSVVTTVWGVGNATQSQVLGNPMGPAGSPSGGSMMPGVAGGSSALTSPQCLGQQAFAEGSANKGYVQQGVYSRGGYPGAPGFTTGYAGGPGGLGLPSHAARPSTDFTQAAAAAAVAAAAATATATATATVAALQEKQSQELSQYGAMGAGQSFNSQFLQHGGPRGPGVPTGMNPTGMGGVMGPSGLSPMAMNPTRAAGMTPLYAGQRLPQHGYPGPPQAQPLPRQGVKRTYSEVYPGQQYLQGGQYAPSTAQFAPSPGQPPAPSPSYPGHRLPLQQGMSQSLSVPGPTGLHYKPTRSIPGYPSSPLPGNPTPPMTPSSSVPYMSPSQEVKSPFLPDLKPNLNSLHSSPSGSGPCDELRLTFPVRDGVVLEPFRLQHNLAVSNHVFQLRDSVYKTLMLRPDLELQFKCYHHEDRQMNTNWPASVQVSVNATPLTIERGDNKTSHKPLYLKHVCQPGRNTIQITVTACCCSHLFVLQLVHRPSVRSVLQGLLKKRLLPAEHCITKIKRNFSSGTIPGTPGPNGEDGVEQTAIKVSLKCPITFRRIQLPARGHDCRHIQCFDLESYLQLNCERGTWRCPVCNKTALLEGLEVDQYMLGILIYIQNSDYEEITIDPTCSWKPVPVKPDMHIKEEPDGPALKRCRTVSPAHVLMPSVMEMIAALGPGAAPFAPLQPPSVPAPSDYPGQGSSFLGPGTFPESFPPTTPSTPTLAEFTPGPPPISYQSDIPSSLLTPEKSTACLPGQMAPAGHLDPTHNPGTPGLHTSNLGAPPGPQLHHSNPPSASRQSLGQASLGPTGELAFSPATGVMGPPSMSGAGEAPEPALDLLPELTSPDELLSYLGPPDLPTNNNDDLLSLFENN
- the LOC105494219 gene encoding zinc finger MIZ domain-containing protein 2 isoform X2, coding for MNSMNPMKPALPPAPHGDGSFAYESVPWQQSATQPAGSLSVVTTVWGVGNATQSQVLGNPMGPAGSPSGGSMMPGVAGGSSALTSPQCLGQQAFAEGSANKGYVQQGVYSRGGYPGAPGFTTGYAGGPGGLGLPSHAARPSTDFTQAAAAAAVAAAAATATATATATVAALQEKQSQELSQYGAMGAGQSFNSQFLQHGGPRGPGVPTGMNPTGMGGVMGPSGLSPMAMNPTRAAGMTPLYAGQRLPQHGYPGPPQAQPLPRQGVKRTYSEVYPGQQYLQGGQYAPSTAQFAPSPGQPPAPSPSYPGHRLPLQQGMSQSLSVPGPTGLHYKPTEQFNGQGASFNGGSVSYSQPGLSGPTRSIPGYPSSPLPGNPTPPMTPSSSVPYMSPSQEVKSPFLPDLKPNLNSLHSSPSGSGPCDELRLTFPVRDGVVLEPFRLQHNLAVSNHVFQLRDSVYKTLMLRPDLELQFKCYHHEDRQMNTNWPASVQVSVNATPLTIERGDNKTSHKPLYLKHVCQPGRNTIQITVTACCCSHLFVLQLVHRPSVRSVLQGLLKKRLLPAEHCITKIKRNFSSGTIPGTPGPNGEDGVEQTAIKVSLKCPITFRRIQLPARGHDCRHIQCFDLESYLQLNCERGTWRCPVCNKTALLEGLEVDQYMLGILIYIQNSDYEEITIDPTCSWKPVPVKPDMHIKEEPDGPALKRCRTVSPAHVLMPSVMEMIAALGPGAAPFAPLQPPSVPAPSDYPGQGSSFLGPGTFPESFPPTTPSTPTLAEFTPGPPPISYQSDIPSSLLTPEKSTACLPGQMAPAGHLDPTHNPGTPGLHTSNLGAPPGPQLHHSNPPSASRQSLGQASLGPTGELAFSPATGVMGPPSMSGAGEAPEPALDLLPELTSPDELLSYLGPPDLPTNNNDDLLSLFENN
- the LOC105494219 gene encoding zinc finger MIZ domain-containing protein 2 isoform X1 — its product is MNSMNPMKPALPPAPHGLSPCSDGSFAYESVPWQQSATQPAGSLSVVTTVWGVGNATQSQVLGNPMGPAGSPSGGSMMPGVAGGSSALTSPQCLGQQAFAEGSANKGYVQQGVYSRGGYPGAPGFTTGYAGGPGGLGLPSHAARPSTDFTQAAAAAAVAAAAATATATATATVAALQEKQSQELSQYGAMGAGQSFNSQFLQHGGPRGPGVPTGMNPTGMGGVMGPSGLSPMAMNPTRAAGMTPLYAGQRLPQHGYPGPPQAQPLPRQGVKRTYSEVYPGQQYLQGGQYAPSTAQFAPSPGQPPAPSPSYPGHRLPLQQGMSQSLSVPGPTGLHYKPTEQFNGQGASFNGGSVSYSQPGLSGPTRSIPGYPSSPLPGNPTPPMTPSSSVPYMSPSQEVKSPFLPDLKPNLNSLHSSPSGSGPCDELRLTFPVRDGVVLEPFRLQHNLAVSNHVFQLRDSVYKTLMLRPDLELQFKCYHHEDRQMNTNWPASVQVSVNATPLTIERGDNKTSHKPLYLKHVCQPGRNTIQITVTACCCSHLFVLQLVHRPSVRSVLQGLLKKRLLPAEHCITKIKRNFSSGTIPGTPGPNGEDGVEQTAIKVSLKCPITFRRIQLPARGHDCRHIQCFDLESYLQLNCERGTWRCPVCNKTALLEGLEVDQYMLGILIYIQNSDYEEITIDPTCSWKPVPVKPDMHIKEEPDGPALKRCRTVSPAHVLMPSVMEMIAALGPGAAPFAPLQPPSVPAPSDYPGQGSSFLGPGTFPESFPPTTPSTPTLAEFTPGPPPISYQSDIPSSLLTPEKSTACLPGQMAPAGHLDPTHNPGTPGLHTSNLGAPPGPQLHHSNPPSASRQSLGQASLGPTGELAFSPATGVMGPPSMSGAGEAPEPALDLLPELTSPDELLSYLGPPDLPTNNNDDLLSLFENN